A stretch of Spirosoma oryzicola DNA encodes these proteins:
- a CDS encoding SdiA-regulated domain-containing protein, producing MNRIITGILLLLVSCGPSSETKKSAEDTPEAGKLAASFTLPYRLTAPDETYTLPKALEEISGLTYYKNDQLLCVQDEEAVVYVFDTKKKAVVKDFGFGGYGDFEGIEYVNDEVYVLESNGNLFRFKPESTQIGRTKTDLPKKTEVEGLGYDPKTKRLLIAVKNGGPSSDKTVYSFDLLNKAVFKDMSLNDEQLEGAGIDPKSYKPSGIAVHPITGEWYILTSAGKRLLITNRQAKIIYSEPLDPKQYRQPEGICFAPNGDLFIASEGNGKKGYIMKFAYKK from the coding sequence ATGAATCGTATCATTACCGGAATCTTGCTGTTACTGGTCAGTTGCGGCCCTTCATCCGAAACGAAAAAAAGCGCGGAAGATACACCCGAAGCGGGAAAACTTGCGGCCTCGTTCACGCTACCGTATCGGCTCACAGCACCCGATGAAACCTATACGTTGCCCAAAGCACTGGAAGAAATATCGGGGCTGACATACTACAAAAACGATCAGCTACTTTGCGTACAGGACGAGGAAGCGGTTGTGTATGTGTTCGATACGAAAAAGAAGGCCGTCGTTAAAGACTTTGGCTTTGGTGGATACGGTGACTTTGAAGGTATTGAATATGTAAACGATGAGGTTTACGTGCTGGAAAGCAACGGTAATCTGTTTCGCTTTAAACCGGAGTCAACTCAGATTGGCCGGACTAAAACGGATCTGCCCAAGAAAACAGAGGTCGAGGGTCTGGGTTACGATCCCAAAACGAAGCGGTTGCTGATTGCGGTCAAAAACGGTGGTCCGTCGAGCGACAAGACCGTTTATTCGTTCGATCTGCTGAACAAGGCTGTTTTTAAGGACATGAGCCTGAACGATGAACAACTCGAAGGCGCGGGTATAGACCCCAAAAGTTATAAACCATCCGGCATTGCCGTTCATCCGATTACGGGCGAGTGGTACATTCTGACGTCGGCGGGCAAGCGGTTGCTGATTACCAACCGACAGGCCAAAATCATCTATTCCGAACCGCTCGATCCGAAACAATACCGTCAGCCCGAAGGAATCTGCTTCGCGCCCAACGGCGACCTGTTTATTGCCAGCGAAGGAAACGGCAAAAAAGGCTACATCATGAAGTTTGCGTATAAAAAATAA